The DNA sequence TTGGCTGTCGGGCGGCATGATGTTTCGCTAGTTTGACGCCAAAATATAGCAAATAACTCAGCGGCAGGGCCGGCATCATTGTCGAAAGTCCACGACCCACCTTGATCGGAACCTCCGCGATGTCTGTCACCCCGCTTGCCCCAGCCGCCGCCACAACCCACCCAGGCATCGACGCTGCCGATGCTGCGCATGCCGGCGAGTCCATCGCTTCCCCTGCCATCGCCGCGCGTGCTGCGGACAGCGGCCCGCTCGATACCGCCGGCAGCGATGCGATCACGCCCTTGCCGCGCCGATCTTCGCTGCGCAAGGCCATCACCCGGGCGTGGCGCCTGAGCGAACCCGAGGCCGTGCCGCCTTTGCTGGCGGCTGCCCGCGTTAGCCCGGTGTCTGCCGAACGCATCACGACCCTGGCGCGCCGCATTGCCCAAGGTCTGCGAGACCAGCCCGCCGCGCCGGGCAAGTCAGGTCTCGTGCAGGGGCTGCTGCAGGAATTTTCCCTGTCCTCTCAAGAAGGGGTGGCGCTGATGTGCCTGGCCGAGGCGCTGCTGCGTATTCCCGACAGCGCCACGCGTGACGCGCTGATCCGCGACAAGGTCCGCGGCGGCAACTGGAAGGACCACGTCGGCCAAAGCCCGTCGGTATTCGTGAACGCCGCGGCCTGGGGTCTGATGCTGACCGGCAAGCTGGTCGCCACGCATAACGAAGCGGGGATGGGATCGACGCTGAGCAACGTCATGCGCAAAGGTGGCGAACCCTTGATCCGCAAGGGCGTGGACGTGGCAATGCGCCTGATGGGCGAGCAATTTGTGACCGGCGAGACGATTGGCGAGGCGCTGCGCAACGCCCGTCATCGAGAGGCTGCCGGCTACCGCTATTCCTACGACATGTTGGGCGAGGCCGCACTGACCTCGTCCGACGCTGCCCGCTACTTCGCGGACTACGCGCAGGCGATCCATGCGATCGGCAAGGCATCGGCCGGGCGCGGCATCCAGGAAGGACCCGGCATTTCGATCAAGCTGTCGGCCTTGCATCCGCGCTACAGCCGCGCGCAGATCGACCGGGTGCACGACGAACTCTATCCGTCGGTGCTGCAGCTGGCCGAAGTGGCATGCCAGTACGACATCGGCCTGAATATCGACGCCGAAGAAGCCGACCGTCTGGAACTGTCGCTGGACTTGCTGGAACGCTTGTGCGCCGAGCCGTCGTTGCGCGGCTGGCAGGGCATTGGCTTTGTCATCCAGGCCTATCAGAAGCGATGCCCGGCCGTAGTGGACTACTTGGTCGACCTGGCCCGTCGCAGCGGCCGCCGGTTGATGGTCCGGCTGGTCAAGGGCGCCTATTGGGACAGCGAAATCAAACGCGCGCAGATCGACGGGCTGGACGACTATCCCGTGTACACCCGCAAGCCCTATACCGACCTGTCGTACATCGCCTGCGCCCGCAAGCTGCTGGCCGCGCCGGACCAGATCTATCCGCAGTTCGCCACGCACAACGCGCATACCCTGGCGGCCATTTACGAGCTGGCAGATCCTGCAGCCTGGAAGCCCGGGCAATACGAATTCCAGTGCCTGCACGGCATGGGTGAATCCCTGTACGACCAGGTGGTCGGCACCGGGCCGGACACCCTGGCCCGACCCTGCCGCATCTATGCGCCCGTCGGCACGCATGAAACGCTGCTGGCCTACCTGGTGCGCCGCCTGCTGGAAAACGGCGCGAACTCGTCGTTCGTGAATCAGGTGGCGGACCCGTCCATTCCGTTGGACGCGCTGGTGCAGGACCCGGTGGCGCAGGTGGACGCCATGACGGTGGAGGAGGGCCGCACCGGGTTGCCGCACCCCGTTATTCCGCTGCCTGCGCATCTGTACGGCCATGCGCGCGCCAATTCCCGGGGTATCGACCTCGCCAACGATGACACCTTGGCGCATCTGGCTGGCACGCTGCGCCAGCACGCGGCTGATGCGCTATGCGCCGGACCCATGTTGGCATCACATGACGCGAATGACGAGGCAGCGCCATCGCGGCACCCGGCAAAAGGCAGCCTGGAAAGCACCTTTGTGGATGACCTCGATCAAGTCGCCGACGATACGCGACGCGGCATGAGTGATATGCCTGCATCCGTCGTCGACGTCATCAACCCCGCCGATCATCACGACCTTGTCGGCAAGGTCCGCCACGCAACACCCGCCGACGTCGACGCCGCCTTGGCCGCCGCCGCCAACTTCGCCCCGACCTGGGCCAGTGTCCCGCCCATCGAACGCGCCTTCGCCCTCGAACGCGCAGCCGACGCTCTGCAGTCCGACACTGAACGACTGATCGGCATCCTGGTGCGCGAGGCCGGCAAGACCTACGCCGCCGCCGTCGCCGAAGTGCGCGAAGCCGTCGACTTCCTGCGCTATTACGCCTGGCAGGTCAGCACCACGTTCGACAATGCCACGCACCGGCCTTTGGGACCCGTGGTCTGCATCAGCCCGTGGAATTTCCCCCTGGCCATCTTTACCGGCCAGATCGCCGCGGCGCTGGCCGCGGGCAATACCGTGCTGGCCAAGCCGGCCGAACAAACTTCGTTGATCGCGGCAGAAGCCGTCCGCGTGTTGTGGGATGCCGGCATTCCGCGCGCCGCGTTGCAGATGCTGCCCGGCTCGGGCCAGGCGCTCGGCCCCTTGCTGGTGGACGATCCGCGCGTGCAAGCTGTGATGTTTACCGGGTCGACCGCCGTCGCCCGGCAGTTGCAGCGCAGTTTGGCCACCCGCCTGGGCGCCAGCGGCAAACCCATTCCCCTGGTGGCAGAGACCGGCGGGCAAAACGCGATGATCGTGGATTCATCCGCCCTGGCCGAGCAGGCCGTGCAGGACATCGTGCAGTCCGCCTTCGACAGCGCGGGGCAGCGGTGCTCGGCATTGCGGGTGCTGTATGTGCAGCACGACGTGGCGGATCGCCTGATCGGCATGCTGACAGGCGCCATGAAAGAGTTGCGCCTGGGCAATCCCGCCAGGCTGCACACCGACGTCGGCCCCGTGATCGATGTCCGCGCCCGCGACACGATCCAGAACCACATCGACGCCATGCGCGCCAAGGGGTTCGAAGTGGTGCAGGCCGCCTGGGGCGACGCCGTCGCCCGGGAAGCCGCGATGGAGCAGGGCACCTTCATCCCGCCCACCCTGATCACCCTGCCGTCCTTGCGCGAACTGAAGCAGGAGGTGTTCGGCCCGGTGCTGCACGTCATCCGCTATCGGCGCGAGGACCTGGATGCCGTCCTGCGGGACATCGCCGCGACCGGCTACGGGCTGACCATGGGCCTGCATACCCGCATCGACGAGACGATCGCGCAAGTGGCGCGGCAGGCGCATGTCGGCAATCTTTATGTGAACCGGAACATGGTGGGCGCGGTGGTGGGCGTGCAGCCGTTCGGCGGGGAAGGGCTGTCGGGCACCGGCCCCAAGGCGGGCGGACCGCTGTACCTGCTGCGCCTGCTGGCGGACAGGCCGGATAACGCGATCGATCTGGCGTTGCAGGGGCTGGTTAAGGAAGAGGCGGACGCCACGTCGCCCAAGGCCGCCGAACCACGCGCAGAGCGTCGCAGCGCCGTCGCGTCAGGCCCTGCCGCCGCGCTCGGGCACTGGTGCGCTCAACAAGGCTTCGGGACGCCCACGCCACTCGACCTGCCAATGGATGCCATGTTCGTCCTCGCCGGCCCGACCGGCGAACGCAACACCTATCGCCTTGTGCCGCGCGTAGCGGTGCTGTGCGTCGCAATGGAACCAACTGCGCTCCTGGCAATAACTGTTTCCGTACTGGCAGTCGGATCCCGAGCCGTCTGGGACGCAGGCAGCCCAAACGCCGCCAGCCTGCACCAGAGCCTGCCGCCGGAAGTGCGTGCTCACATCACGCTGCAAAAAGAAGGGGCTGAAGACGCAGGCAGCCCGCCGATCGCATCAGCGATCCATCAGGGCACCGACACCTCGCTGCTGACCTTGCTGGCCCGCATGGCCGCGCGCGACGGCGCCATCGTGCCCGTCTACGCGATCACGGAAGACGCACCGTCGGTGCCATTGGAATCGTTGGTGATGGAACGCGCCGTCAGCACGAACACGGCCGCAGCCGGCGGCAATGCTAGCCTGATGACGATGACGTAAACAAAGCCGCGCGGAAAAAAGCCGCACAGGGCATGGCAGCTCCGGAAGACCAAAGAACCATCCAGGGCGGAGGTTCACCTTCGGTCGGTCAAGCCTGGAATGTTGCTTATGGGACTGACGGGCTCAAAGCATCCCGGCAGGAAGGGCCAACACCAGCAAAAAGGGCCAAAGCCGGCATGCCCCAGCCATCACACCCGAGCGCCCTTCAACAACACCAGCACGACACCCGCTCCGCCGTCGTTCGGCGGCGCTTCGACAAAGGCCAGCACCTCTTCCTTCTGCACCAGCCAGCGCCGCACCTTCTCTTTCAGCACCGGGGTCCGATTGACGGACCCCAAGCCCTTGCCGTGAATCACACGCACGCAGCGAAATTCCATCTTCACGCAGCCGCGCAAAAATTCCGCCAGGGCTTCACGCGCCTCGTCCACCCGGTAGCCATGCAGGTCCAGCTGCGACTGGATCGTCCACTGCCCGCGGCGCAGCTTGCGCACCACGTCGTGGCCCAGACCCTGGCGACGGTAGGACAGCGTCTCGTCCGTCTCGATCAGCCAGTCGGCGCCGTACTCGTCAGAGATTGACTCCTTCAGCACCTGCTTGTCGTCTTCCCAGCGCTTGAACGGGAAGGGCGCGGGCGCCGCCACGGGCTTTTCCACCCGCGGCGCCAGCTTCAGCGGTTTGACCGCACCGACCAGGCTGCGGAATTCGGCCGCGGCCTTCCGGGCCTCCTCGGCCGCCCGCGCTGCTTCGCGCGCACGGGCTTCGTCCACGCGCCGCTGTTCCTCAAGCTCCTGTTTCAGGGACTTGAGGTCAGCCAGGCTTTTGCGGCCAGGTTTCGTGGCCATGGTCGAACTCCGGGTTCAGGGCAAACAACGCGGCTTAGACCGCCTCGCCGTCCAGCCAGCGTTGGGCGTCCAGCGCGGCCATGCAGCCCGTGCCGGCGCTGGTGATGGCCTGGCGGTAGATGTTGTCCTGCACGTCGCCCGCGGCGAACACGCCGGGCACGGACGTCATCGTGGCCAATCCGTGCAGACCGCTACGGGTGATGATGTAGCCGTCTTTCATTTCCAGCTGGCCTTCGAAAATGCTGGTGTTCGGATGGTGGCCGATCGCGATAAAGACGCCGGTCAGCGCCAAGTCTTCGGTCGTGCCCGCCTGGTTGTTGCGGATGCGCGCGCCGGTCACGCCGGTGGTGTCACCCAGCACTTCGTCCAGCTCGCTGTGCAGCTTGAAGATGATCTTGCCTTCGGCCGCCTTCTCGTTCAGGCGGTCGATCAGGATCGGCTCTGCGCGGAACTTGTCGCGGCGATGCACCAGCGTCACGGTGCGGCAGATGTTGGCCAGATACAGGGCTTCTTCGACCGCGGTGTTGCCGCCGCCGATCACCGCCACGTCCTGCTGCTTGTAGAAGAAACCGTCGCAGGTGGCGCAACCCGACACGCCGCGGCCCTTGAAGGCTTCTTCGGACGGCAAGCCCAGGTACTTTGCCGAGGCGCCCGTGGCAATGATGAGCGCGTCCGTGGTGTACGTACCCGAATCACCCACCAGGGTGAACGGGCGCGCATCCAGCTTGACCGTGTGGATGTGGTCGAACACCATTTCGGTCTTGAACCGTTCCGCATGCTCCAGAAAGCGCTGCATCAGTTCAGGACCCTGCACGCCATTGACGTCGGCCGGCCAGTTGTCCACCTCGGTCGTGGTCATCAGTTGGCCGCCTTGCTCCATTCCGGTGACCAGCA is a window from the Pigmentiphaga litoralis genome containing:
- the putA gene encoding bifunctional proline dehydrogenase/L-glutamate gamma-semialdehyde dehydrogenase PutA; this translates as MSVTPLAPAAATTHPGIDAADAAHAGESIASPAIAARAADSGPLDTAGSDAITPLPRRSSLRKAITRAWRLSEPEAVPPLLAAARVSPVSAERITTLARRIAQGLRDQPAAPGKSGLVQGLLQEFSLSSQEGVALMCLAEALLRIPDSATRDALIRDKVRGGNWKDHVGQSPSVFVNAAAWGLMLTGKLVATHNEAGMGSTLSNVMRKGGEPLIRKGVDVAMRLMGEQFVTGETIGEALRNARHREAAGYRYSYDMLGEAALTSSDAARYFADYAQAIHAIGKASAGRGIQEGPGISIKLSALHPRYSRAQIDRVHDELYPSVLQLAEVACQYDIGLNIDAEEADRLELSLDLLERLCAEPSLRGWQGIGFVIQAYQKRCPAVVDYLVDLARRSGRRLMVRLVKGAYWDSEIKRAQIDGLDDYPVYTRKPYTDLSYIACARKLLAAPDQIYPQFATHNAHTLAAIYELADPAAWKPGQYEFQCLHGMGESLYDQVVGTGPDTLARPCRIYAPVGTHETLLAYLVRRLLENGANSSFVNQVADPSIPLDALVQDPVAQVDAMTVEEGRTGLPHPVIPLPAHLYGHARANSRGIDLANDDTLAHLAGTLRQHAADALCAGPMLASHDANDEAAPSRHPAKGSLESTFVDDLDQVADDTRRGMSDMPASVVDVINPADHHDLVGKVRHATPADVDAALAAAANFAPTWASVPPIERAFALERAADALQSDTERLIGILVREAGKTYAAAVAEVREAVDFLRYYAWQVSTTFDNATHRPLGPVVCISPWNFPLAIFTGQIAAALAAGNTVLAKPAEQTSLIAAEAVRVLWDAGIPRAALQMLPGSGQALGPLLVDDPRVQAVMFTGSTAVARQLQRSLATRLGASGKPIPLVAETGGQNAMIVDSSALAEQAVQDIVQSAFDSAGQRCSALRVLYVQHDVADRLIGMLTGAMKELRLGNPARLHTDVGPVIDVRARDTIQNHIDAMRAKGFEVVQAAWGDAVAREAAMEQGTFIPPTLITLPSLRELKQEVFGPVLHVIRYRREDLDAVLRDIAATGYGLTMGLHTRIDETIAQVARQAHVGNLYVNRNMVGAVVGVQPFGGEGLSGTGPKAGGPLYLLRLLADRPDNAIDLALQGLVKEEADATSPKAAEPRAERRSAVASGPAAALGHWCAQQGFGTPTPLDLPMDAMFVLAGPTGERNTYRLVPRVAVLCVAMEPTALLAITVSVLAVGSRAVWDAGSPNAASLHQSLPPEVRAHITLQKEGAEDAGSPPIASAIHQGTDTSLLTLLARMAARDGAIVPVYAITEDAPSVPLESLVMERAVSTNTAAAGGNASLMTMT
- a CDS encoding Smr/MutS family protein; the protein is MATKPGRKSLADLKSLKQELEEQRRVDEARAREAARAAEEARKAAAEFRSLVGAVKPLKLAPRVEKPVAAPAPFPFKRWEDDKQVLKESISDEYGADWLIETDETLSYRRQGLGHDVVRKLRRGQWTIQSQLDLHGYRVDEAREALAEFLRGCVKMEFRCVRVIHGKGLGSVNRTPVLKEKVRRWLVQKEEVLAFVEAPPNDGGAGVVLVLLKGARV
- the trxB gene encoding thioredoxin-disulfide reductase, whose product is MNETKHAKVLILGSGPAGYTAAVYAARANLSPVLVTGMEQGGQLMTTTEVDNWPADVNGVQGPELMQRFLEHAERFKTEMVFDHIHTVKLDARPFTLVGDSGTYTTDALIIATGASAKYLGLPSEEAFKGRGVSGCATCDGFFYKQQDVAVIGGGNTAVEEALYLANICRTVTLVHRRDKFRAEPILIDRLNEKAAEGKIIFKLHSELDEVLGDTTGVTGARIRNNQAGTTEDLALTGVFIAIGHHPNTSIFEGQLEMKDGYIITRSGLHGLATMTSVPGVFAAGDVQDNIYRQAITSAGTGCMAALDAQRWLDGEAV